GCTGGTCAAAAACGTCGATGGTCTTTACAGCGCCAATCCCACCATCGACCCACAGGCTGAATTTATCGCAGATATTGAAGTGACAGACCTCATCGCAAGAGACCTGGAAGATCTGGTCCTGGAGCGCAAGCTGCTTTACCTGCTGCAGGACGCACGGCACATCAAAGAGGTTCGTATTGTCAACGGCCACCAGCGCGGTAACATCGAAAAAGCAATTTTGGGAGAAAAGGTCGGAACAAGAATTCACACATGAACCAAAGGAGATCGTCACGATGCCAGGCAAACTGTTTTACCGGGAACGCAAAAAATATGTCGATGGCTCACATACATCACGCTACCAGATTGTTGCCGTTTATGGGGTGGACCTAAAGATGGTCGCCAAACATCTGCGTATGAGTGAAATAAAATTTCTTGCCGAGGCGGTGGACGCAGAACTGGTCGCTTTGCCTCGCGGCCCCAAGCATACAGACGAAGAGGACAAATAAGACAGGACACTCTGTTTTTTTGCCAGGCCCGATACGCTTATGGGGCCTGGCAGGTGAATGAGTCTGCGGTCCAGCGCCGGTAACGGCAATTGTAACAGGAGAGTTCTTCTTCGGCGCACTGCTCGTCTTCATCGTCGGCGCGAAAACTGGGACAGGTTCGGGCTTGTTCGGCAGCCAGGCTCCAGGCTTCGCGGCCCGCACGGAATTGTTTTTTTCCAGATTCATTTCCAAGCCACATAATATCCTCCCTTAATGGCATTTCAGCTGGCGATGCGGCCGGCTCGGGAAACCAGCCCCTCCCCCCTGTTCTTCGGCTCCCGAGAATTTCGCGTCCATGCCTGCCAGAATGTTCTCGCTTCTCCGCGTCTTTCTATCCCGGATTGCCGTATCAAAGATACTTATCCTGACCCATGTGCTTGAACAAGCGAAAAAAGTCTGAAAATCCCATACGCCTCAGGCTGCGTAAACAGCTGAAACCCTCAAATGGCCAGGCGATGCGTTCAAGGCCTGGTTCCGTGCAGGTCAGACACTCGGTAAAGGTGCCGATCTTTTTTCGAAAACAGGCCGCCTCTGAATTTCCCCGCAGAATCTTCAACGATTCCTGTTTAATATTCCCCAGACGCTTTGCAATCACCGGACAGGAAAAAACCTCGCCGTTATTTCGAACAAAAAGCGTGTTGAATCCGGCTGAGCAGGGTTTGCTGACCTTCCCCGTTTTGAAATAATCGAGCAAGGTTTGCCGATGCCCGCTCCAGGCGTGATCCATTTCGAAATAAAAGGTTTCGAGGTTCTCCAGATCGGCGTTGCTGAAATTCAGGTTCTCCTCCAGAGCGACATTGCCGAAACGATTGGCGGTGATTATGCGAGGCGAAATGATCGTGAACAGTTCGTGTTCTCGGGCAAAGGCTGCAATCTGATCAAGTTCCTTGACGTTGTCCGGAATGATGGTGGTTTTGATGCCAAGAATCAGATTGGGGTGAGCTTCGCGCAGCGGCTTAAGTCCCAACAGGGTCGCTTCGAGCTTGTCCCAGGCGCCCGGATAATTACGGATTTTGTCATGCACGGGCCCAACGGCATCGAGACCACATGCCAGGACCAGATCAACCCCCTGCGCTTGCAAAAGGGCGACAACCCTTTCGGTAATCTCAAGAATACGCCCGGTCAAAATACCATTGGTGGTTAAAGCCAGGGTTTTTAATCTGGGGAAAGAGGCGGTCTTCGCGCGGGCGATCCAGGTCAGAAGTTCTTCCAGCTCCGGATGTAAGAATGGTTCTCCCCCGGTTATATCCAGCTCACGCAGAGAGCTGAGCTCCCGTGAAGACAAAAGGTCGGTCCAGGCTGTCAGGGGCAGGTCCGCCACATCCTGGGGAATCTGCCAGATGTTGCACATTTTGCAGCGGCATATACAGCGATGGGTAATTTCGAGGCTGAGCGCCTGGAGCCGGCCGGGTCGGCCAGTGGACTTCAACAGCCGAAACATCAGGCCATTATAGATCAACTTCCTGAGGATTCGGGCTCGGTTCATAGCGCAACTCGAAGGGAGAAAAATGGCTTGACAGAGGTATGCAATCGGACGGCCCGGAGACCAACCCCGGGGATCATGCCTTAATCAGTGTGAGGCGATAGCTGGCAAAATTTTTCATCTTTGAGCAACCCCAGAAAACCCCGCTGCCGTACGAAAGTTGTTCGAGCAGGTAATAGAAACAGAATCCCGGAAAATACATTTTGGGCTTCCGCACTCGAAAATCGACCAGACCAACCCCAAGGAACATCACCAGAAGAGCTACGCCGCAAGGGGGATAGAGCGCGCTTGTCAAGAGCAGGGGCGTCAGGTAGTAGCGTAAAAGATGATAGCCGAGATAATAGCCGAGGCTGCCCACTGCGCGTATCCGGGCGGCGATAATCTTACCCCAGGGTAGGGACAACCCCTGTCTGGACATGCGCTGTCTGGTCAGGGCCGTGTCGCTCAGCAGCAGCAGAGCTGCGATGGGTAACGGCAGCAGTGACAGGGTAGCGAGCGCGGCGACCAGCAACAATAAAATCCCGGTCAGCATCGGCGGGAGCAGCATCTTCTTGGCGCGCACCGGGTGGAGTTGTTGAAGCAGACCTTCCGAGGTGCCGTAATCAAAGCGACGCTTCATAAAGGGCCAGGTGCGGCAGCGATGGGCGTGATAAACCGTTCCCTGCGGCAGATACTGGATTTTCCAGCCAGCATCGCGCAGGCGCCAGGTCAGATCGACATCCTCGCCGACCTGCAGTTCGGGGTTGAATCCGCCTGCCGCAGCAAAAGCGCTTTTACGCATGAGCAGGTTGCAGCTCGGCAGATAAAAGGTGTCCCCGCCTGCCCCGCCGCTCATCTCGCGCCGGCCCAGATTCAGGCTCGACATCACCGCCTCATAGCGATCGAGCGCCGACCCCTCGAACATGCCCGCGACCCAGCCGCCGACTG
Above is a genomic segment from Geopsychrobacter electrodiphilus DSM 16401 containing:
- a CDS encoding radical SAM protein; the protein is MNRARILRKLIYNGLMFRLLKSTGRPGRLQALSLEITHRCICRCKMCNIWQIPQDVADLPLTAWTDLLSSRELSSLRELDITGGEPFLHPELEELLTWIARAKTASFPRLKTLALTTNGILTGRILEITERVVALLQAQGVDLVLACGLDAVGPVHDKIRNYPGAWDKLEATLLGLKPLREAHPNLILGIKTTIIPDNVKELDQIAAFAREHELFTIISPRIITANRFGNVALEENLNFSNADLENLETFYFEMDHAWSGHRQTLLDYFKTGKVSKPCSAGFNTLFVRNNGEVFSCPVIAKRLGNIKQESLKILRGNSEAACFRKKIGTFTECLTCTEPGLERIAWPFEGFSCLRSLRRMGFSDFFRLFKHMGQDKYL
- the mftF gene encoding mycofactocin biosynthesis glycosyltransferase MftF (Members of this protein family, MftF, are glycosyltransferases, members of PF00535 (glycosyl transferase family 2). The encoding gene is found as part of the mycofactocin cassette, in Mycobacterium tuberculosis, many other Actinobacteria, and occasional members of other lineages. Mycofactocin itself, a putative redox carrier, is a heavily modified derivative of the C-terminal Val-Tyr dipeptide of the mycofactocin precursor MftA (TIGR03969).), which codes for MTYGLAPGIVIEDSVRGSFLVSARPLRMVRLNPALLKLTQRMLAAEIEATSAAETTVLESLVKSGFVVRHQNLADLAQLPAVSIVIPVKDRAADLRQCLNSLKELNYPSEILEVVVVDDGSSDDSPKVATELGALLVRSGAVGGGPALARNKGASVASGEILAFIDSDCSASVDWLADLLPAFNDVSLAAVGGWVAGMFEGSALDRYEAVMSSLNLGRREMSGGAGGDTFYLPSCNLLMRKSAFAAAGGFNPELQVGEDVDLTWRLRDAGWKIQYLPQGTVYHAHRCRTWPFMKRRFDYGTSEGLLQQLHPVRAKKMLLPPMLTGILLLLVAALATLSLLPLPIAALLLLSDTALTRQRMSRQGLSLPWGKIIAARIRAVGSLGYYLGYHLLRYYLTPLLLTSALYPPCGVALLVMFLGVGLVDFRVRKPKMYFPGFCFYYLLEQLSYGSGVFWGCSKMKNFASYRLTLIKA